The genomic stretch CAAATGATGTGTGGGAAGCTATTAAGGAAACATACTTTGATATTCAAAACTCCTATCAAATTTTTGGTTTAAAATCAAAGCTATGACATGCGTAACAAGGTGACAAGAATGTAACTGCTTATTACAATGAGTTGTTGACATTGTGGCAAGAGTTAGATCTCTGTTATGATGACAATTGGAGGTGTATCGAAGACAGTGTTTTGTTTCTCAAGAGGTAAGAAAATGATCGTGTATTCATGTTTCTCGATGGACTCAATAAAAACCTTGATGAAGTAAGAGGTAGAGTTTTAGGAAAAGTACTATTGCCAACTCTTTGTGAAACATTTGCAGAAATAAGAAGGAAAAAGGCGCGACAAGGAATTATGATGGGCAAGGCACCACAAAATTCTGAATCTGAAGGCTCAACTCTGGCTACTAGGAACTTTGACGAGGGAAGAAGATCAGACAAAGTTCCTTGGTGTGATCACTACAAACGCGAATGACATACACGTGAAACTTGTTGGAAGCTCAAAGACAAACCTCCTAACTGGAAGAAGAAAAGTGGTCGTGCATTTCAGGCTAGTAATTCTGATCAAGGGAAGCAACCTCCTCTGTCTAAGTTTCCATTCACTACGGAGCAACTAGATAGACTGTATAAACTCCTCGAGTCTCCAACCCCTTCTTACTCTATAGCAACAAAAGGTAATTCTGCATTTTTTAGTGTCAGTCTCAGTCATACTTGGATAGTAGATTCAGGTGCCTCCGATTACATGACAGGTGAATCTACTTTGTTCTCTTCATATAGTCCATGTGCAagtaatcaaaaaataaaaatcgTAGATGGCTCTTTTTCAGCCATTGCAGGTAAATCGTCAGTTGTGTTGTCTCCAATGTTAACTCTTAAAAATGTCCATCATGTTCCAAATTTATCTTGTAATTTAATGTCCGTCAGTAAATCAACCCAATATATaaattttcaaattaattttttcTGATCTCACTGTGTCTTTTAGGATTTGAACTCGGGAAAGATGATTGGGAGTGCTAAGGAGAGTGGAGGACTCTACTACCTTGACATTGGATCTGCATCACAACTACCTTTAAAAACAATAAGTTCCTGCTTTGAGTCTTTTTCTGTTTTAATAAAGATGACAACATTATAATATGACATTTAAGATTAGGTCATCCTAGTTTTCGTTACTTAAAACACTTGTTTCCTAAGACGTTTCACAATaaaaaattttatttgtttaaatgtgAAGCATCTGAGTTTGCAAAGCATAATCGTTCAGAGTTTTCAATACAACCTTATAAACCATCAAAACCTTTTTCTATTATTCATAGTGATGTTTAGGGCCCTAACCGTACAAGTACACTCTCTCTCAAAAAGTGGTTTATCACATTTATAGATGACCATACAAGAGTATGTTGGGTGTACTTGTTAAAAGGGAAATCAGATGTTTGTCAGGCTATAAAGAATTTTTTTTCAATGGTGCAGAaccaatttcaaacaaatatcaaagtctttagaagtgataatggcaaagaatattttaacactatcctgggtgattttttttctaaaaaatgggaTTGTACATCAAAGTTTATGTCCAaatactcctcaacaaaatggagtggaGGAAAGAAAAAATGGACACTTACTAGAGGTTGTTAGAGCTCTATTTTTTTCAAATAAAGTACCAAATTATTTGTGGGCGAAGCTGTTTTAGCAGTTGCGTATTTAATTAACAgattccctccaaaattctcaaTTTTCAAACTCCTATTGATGTCTTCAAATAATGTTTTCCTAGTACCCGTGTTTTAAGTGATTTGACTTTAAAAATCTTTGGTTGCACAACTACCAGATGGCAAGAAGATAGTTGGATGCAAATGAGTGTTTACTGTGAAGTATAATTTAGATGGGTCAATTGAAAGGTACAAGGCTCGCTTGGTGGCTAAAGGCTTTACTCAAACCTATGATATAGATTACTCAGAGACATTTTCTCATGTTGCAAAATTGAACACTGTCAGAATTCTTTTGTCTCTTGCTGCTAACATGGATTGGCCTTTGCATCTGTTATATGTTAAGAATGCATTTCTTAATGACAATCTAGAAGAAGAAGAAGTATATATGGACATtcctcctggttttgaaaacaAATTTGGATCAAATGTGTGCAAACTAAATAAGTCTTTGTATGGATTAAAGCAGTCCCCTAGAGCTTGGTTTGAAAAATTCACTCAGTCCATGAAGAAACAAGGGTACATCCAAGGACAGGCTGACCACACCTTGTTCATAAAATTCTCCCATGATGGGAAAGTTGTTATCCtgattgtttatgttgatgatattgtcctTACTGGAGATGATataatggaaatggaaagagTAAAAGAGAAATTGGCAGTATACTTTAAAATCAAGGACATGGGATTCATGAGATATTTTATAGGTACGTAGGTTGCTCAATAAAAAATGGTATTATGGTTTCACAACAGAAATACATTATAGACTTGTTGAAAGAAACAAGAATGAGTGGATGTCATCTTGTATATACCCTTATGGATCCCAATGCTAAACTTTGGGGAGAAGGTAATGCTTCTGTTGATACTGGGAGATATCAGAGATTGATTGGGAAACTGATTTTTTTGTCACACACCCGACTTGATATTGCTTTCTCAGTTAGTGTGGTGAGTCAGTTTATGCATTCTCCTTTTGAGGAACATCTTGAGGCAGTCTATAGGATACTGAGATATTTGAAGGGAAATCCTGGAAAAGGATTATTTTTTAAGACTAGTGAAAGAAATGTGTCTATCTTCACCGATGCCGATTGGGCAGGTTCAGTCATAGATAGAAGATCAACCTCTGGATATTGTACCTATGTTTAGGGTAATCTTGTGACATGAAGGATCAAGAAACAAGGAGTTGTATGAAGGAGTAATGCAGATGCCGAGTTTAGAGCTATGTATCAAGGTATTTGTGAATAATTATGGATCCTTAGAGTCCTAGAAGAACTTaagatgaaaattgagcttccaTTGAAATTGTACTATGACAGTAAAGTTGCTATTAACATAGCTCATAATCCAGTTCAACATGACAGAACTAAGCATATCGAGATTGATCGATATTTCATAAAGGAGAAGTTAGATGCGAGAATCATATGTCCACCCTTCGTGACTTCAAGTCAACAAATTGCGGATATCCTGACCAAAGGTTTGACAAGACCTACTTTTGAGTATTTGATAGACAAGTTGGGCATGATAGATATCTATGCACCAACTTGAGGGGGGGGGGTGGGTGgtgttggaaaatatattatttccggTTTTATTATTGCCTTTAATACTACCTTTGTTTTTATTTATTCTCCATTAAGGAGAAAATCAATTGTAATAATTGTATCTTCACTATATAAACCAGCCTAAGACtgacaaataatatataatagtTTTTACCTATTTCTTCCAATAAGAATAAATAGAGTAGACAAAATTAGACAATTGAGTAGACCTATGATCATAAGACGGACGAATAACGGGGAGGAGGATAACGATGAAGAGGAGGATCAAAAGTAGACTTATGATCATAAGACGGATAAATTGGAGGAGGATAATGATGAAGAGGAGGATCAAGAGTTGTGCGAGGTTGTTGGGTAGAGGGGTTGTTGGATAGAGGATAATGATCATAAGATGAATAACGGGGTTGTTGGGTAGAGGATAATGATGAAGAGGAGGATCAAGAGTTGCGCGTAGTTGTTTGGTAGCCGTGTCACTAGAAATATTATCATTAAGATCAAACAACGAAAAAGAGTAAACATGAATGTATTAAAAAAATACAACATGACAAAGAAACATAAAATTATTGTCTAAGGATCATAACAATGGTAGTCTTTTTGATCATTTTTATAATTAAGGAAAATACATGACAAAATGAGACGATAACTTACTAGATTCTAGTTATGGACGAAGAAAAAAACAAGTAAAGCCAAAATTTTCAAAAAAGAGTATTAAAATATAACTTTTCAAAAGGAGACAAATCTGATGTGATTATACTAATAGTCTGAACGATAGTAAGAACTACTTTTCCCTAAAACTCACAAAAAACGGAAGAAAAAAACAAAAGTAAACGAGCAGTCTCAACAATATAAAAATGTTTTTTTCACCAACTCCATTATATTGAGGAGTATCAGTACATGCTGTTTGGTGAAATAGTACAATCATATACAAGTAATTTAGAGAATTTATTAGAGGTATATTCACCACCTAAATCAAAACGGAATCACTTTATTATAACACCATTATGTTGAGTCTTAACCATCACACGAAACATATGATAAATCTCAAAATATTCATAACAATTTTTCATAAGAGAAGTCTAAATAGTAATTCTAATGCAATGCTCATCCAGGTTTTGAAATCATTATTGAAATGATATGGTGATGTACAACAAATGGACCACTAGTCTCAATGCAGTGTTAATTTTGATATTCAAAGTGTGAAAGATGAAGAAAGAGCATGATACTAATATAGATAGTTAGAAAATACATTTGGAGTCAGGTTAACGCAGTATTGTCGTACTATACTTTAAAAACAAACtctgcttcaattaggtcttcTGAGGTTTGTAACATGGTCTGGTTCATgatttttgaaacaaaaggataaAAAGCTCAAAATTTAATTTTGACCCACTCATTCTCCTTCTGATGATCGTCAGTCCTGTGTTCAATGAACTCTTCACAAACATTCAATTTCTAAGAGAGTTTTTAGGATGTAAAGCTAATGGTTCACGAACTAATGAGTTCGTTTTGCTTAAGGTAGCAGTCACCCACTTTTGTTTGGTTTGATATGAGGGTCACCTAATCTTGTTTTTTGTTAAATATTTGGATAACGtctcatttttctttttatccctgatttttcctggaccgcttctttgaagcttttagtccaccgggatgccctaatttttgcctgatTTGTTTTATTTGTGTTTCAACTTAGCATAgtctttttttatttttgaatttcaTTCATTTTTTCTGGGAACGATTTATATGGAATATGTTCTTTTGCTTTTATTAGGGTTGTGATTGTCGTGTTATTGGTTATTGAGGAACAATTGCTATAACTTTTGGATATTTCATTATTTCTTCGACACTTCATGATGTGAGCAAAGAAGAGCATGTGGTTGAACCTCAAATGGGATGCTTTCTCTTGAAATTTTTATGCATAATCAAATTAACTGACCAAAACTACCATATCCCTAGTTAAGTGTAACGATTTTTTAATACATAAAGAAACACCAATTCAACCAAACCCATGAAGTGAGTACCAGACCCAAAGTCAAGGTATCGACAATCATGCTTCCATCCATATAGGACAATTTCAAACCCAATTTCTCCACACAATCAAGCAAAATAAATGAATGCGTCacacctgtgtcaataatagaAATAAAAGGAATACCATTTATAAAACACATACCTCGAATCAAACGGTCAACACTAGTAGTCTCTGTCCCAGACAAGGCAAAGACTTTCCATTATGAATATGCTTTCTTTGGCTTATGACAATTGGTACTGATATGACCTATCTCGCCGCAGTTATAAAAAATTGGCCCATTGCTCTTGCAATCCACAACATGGTGACCTGTCTTACCACATTTAAAGCATCTCAGAACATTATTCTTGCACTCATTATCATGGTGGCCCAactcgccacacttgaaacacttgACGTAAGCGGTAGTCACTaccccacttggcttcttctcatcaATAGTCATTTGTTTCCCTTTGTTAGCTGGAGCATTGTATGGTTTTCCCCTGAACTGATTCTTTCTGTTCTTCTCACTAACACTCTTATAGTGAGTGGAACAAAATCCTACACTTGTTCACTAGAGTAGGAAACCTATGAATATCCTGGTAGTTAATATCCTGCTTAATCTCATGCCGCAGTCTGTTCTCAAACTTAATGGATTTAGATGCATCCATAGTTACACCATTGTAATGAGGACATAACTTCACTAGCTCCTCAAACTTGACAGCATATTCAACAACTGTCATGTTTTCCTTGCTTAATCTCAAGGAATTCAATCTCCTTCTTGCTACGCACATCTTCAGTAAGGTATTTCTCCAATAATTGCACCCTGAACATAGCCCAAGTGATCTTAGCACCAACAACTTCTAGTCTATGTTGAGTGTTATCCCACTAGTCTTCAGATTCCTCAAACAACATGTGAGTACCAAATAATACTTTTTGTTCTTCAGTACATGCCATTACTCGGAAGATCTTCTCGATCTCTTTGAGCCACACCTGAGCACCCTCCGGATCATACCTGCCTTTGAATGTCGGTGGATTATTCCTCTGGAATTTTCCCAACCCACGAAACTTATCACCTGCCTGATTTTGTTGTCCGTGTAGTGCCTGAGCCACTGACTCTAAAGCATCATCAATAGCGTGGTCATTTCTTATAGCCATTCTGCACATAATCAAACAAGCATTAGAAGAAATAGTTCATTGACAATGTacacacacatgtcgcatacaAGGGACTCAACTACATCACAAAACCTGACCAGgcggaccgacctgctctgataccaatatgtaacacccttctacccctCATACAATTTTAACGCATAATTTAATAAAATTCACAATCGCATATGGTGTCACTCACATCGCAAACAAATTCTGCTTCGTAACATGGGTTACAAAATATCACATAACACCCGCCATCGCctgctcaccttcacttagggtatcatcgcaGTAAAATCATCaccaaatcaaatcaaatatttaATAATCACAATTTCATGAAATTAAATCTCATAACTTCAAACTTCATAACATCTTAACAAGAGTTGTAATGTTCAACTCATCACCATTTAAAAACTCATCAAACATAAATAGAAATTTCAACATGACAAAAGAAATTAGAGCAAACGTTCCTAACCCGGTGTTACATTAAACAGGTAAACACCCTACTAAAATAACAACAACTAATAGGAAGCCCCTTCAAtagctaccttccacttactgAAGTAAGCTACTCCTGAGTATCTAtacgatgcccatgtaaaggaAATATTCGAACAtaaggggtgagaatacacttTAATAATTAACAGTGAAAACAGGAGGAATTATCACATAACATCATCATCATGCGCATTACTCGATCAATACCAACATACTAAGTAttctcatccaacaacacataAACAAACAATCAACACAAATGTAACTCTTATGCAATATACTTAACACCGATTCAACATGTATGTGGTATTAAATATGATCACTCAGGTTCATTTCTCTCCCCAATCCTCACCATAGGATCAGATTCCCTCTTGGAACTGGAGCACACTAAATCtctaccatcaccataggtaacacttcactaatACTCCATAGTAGAAATTAGCTACTCGCACCAGATCCATCACCATAGGATtgaggctcaccaaaattggaccaaagcccgtacaccatgatgcatgattctcaattaacatgcattaacacttcaagattcaccaaaaggatccccacacacatctcataatttatgcatcacatcatcCATCATGCAACCATTATTTCGGGTTATAATGTCCATAACATAAATAAACAACAGCAACTCATCATACATGATTCAATAACAATCAATAATATCACTCCACCCTCAAACAACACACATCATCATATTCAATGTAACGATTCACTAACCAATCAAACAAGTCATCATAAACTTCTCTACAGTTGACAATTGACTATTATGAGTGTAACTTAGCATTAAGAAGCCTATAAGCATTTTGAAATAAGTTAGAAAAGGTTTCACActtgaaaaataagtttttaagtgaaaaagcagtctatgtgtcgacacatacgaTCCATAGGTCGACATATAGAAGAGAATTTTGCCTATGTGTCGGCACATACGAGTTACAAGTCGACACATGTGTTGTAAATTTAAAGCCTGTACATTATGTCATATGTGCCACCttcatgtgtcgacacataacctccataggtcgacacatgactttCATAGATCGATTCATGCTGCGAAATTTCCAACAAAAAAAATCAGTTTTTAACCATCCAAACACCCTCTCATGTGCCAAAAACTCATGCTACCAAAATTCATCAAATAAGATCCAATTTCTCATGGTTATAGATTTCTAATTAAACATATACTCTATAGTTTTCATGAATCAACATCATATTACAATATATCAATATACTCAtctgttgattctaagtgttggcagcaattttggtaaaacaaagagtgttcacaagatgtcatgtgtgatgtcttaacatgagatatcctatgtacctgctggagttgaagaacatatgcaagcaggattgtttcagaatgccacatacattgacaaggcttctgatattggttgtacctgctggagcttatatggaagacatatgctgcacgattgtttcagttgacatactcattgtcatggcaactgatatggttgtacctgctacaaaaggaaactggattatgcaggatttttccagatgttagacccgatgtcatgacatcctgtacaaagaacattcagtatgaatgtctggtgttttgtgatagcgcaattggtggcaatcattggttgattgaagatatggctagctggcgcattctatcaaggatatcaaccagatttgtttattttccaaggagatctttacaactgatatgaaaagatttgattggaaaatatatctagggttttcaaggtgtccaatacttctataaaaagggacttagaaaacctgattgaacacacaaccaagactgagcgaaatttagagagagagctagggtttgtgtctgtaggtcattcaagtcatccattgatgattgaattggactgatttgtcttcttgatcaaagctttgaagcaagatcaagagtgtgtcttcttgattgaaactgtgaagtaaaatcaagaatattgtaattgaaaagttttttcttttcacaagggattgttgtttaagatcacgggtgtgtgattgtaagggaagtgagtgggttctcatatctaagagtgcttaggtagaagttgcacaggtagagattaggtgagaaagactgtaacttggtgaagtatacaaatagtctttgaactaattctattttagtggatttccttcctggcttggtagcccccagacgtaggtgagttacaccgaactgggttaacaattgctcgtgttatttgctttaccattctgtttttgtttttccattgtttataaccagatatcagtgtcgtaacattatCTTCGACctcttatatctgataccagaatttcaattggtatcagagcaggcatcctgctttggttctgggtgagatctaggggcaatactttctggtacaatggaaagagatggaggatctgttcataggccaccaatcctggatggttctaactatgactattggaagcCTAGAATGGTAGCGTTTTTAAAATCCCTTcataacaaggcttggaaagctgtcttgacaggatgggtgcaccctgtagtcactaaagaaggagaagccactactgagaagaagcctgaagaacaatggtccaaggaggaggatgatcttgctcttggaaactctaaagccttgaatgcaatattcaatggtgtagacaagaatattttcaggctggtaaataactgtgaagtggccaaagatgcttgggacattcccaagaccactcatgaaggcacctctagggtaaagatgtctagacttcagctgctcacctccaagtttgaaaacttaaggatgaaagaagatgaaaacattcatgaattccacatgagtatccttgagatagctaatgcttcaggagccctgggagagaagatgatagatgaaaagttggtgagaaaaatacttaggtcactccctaagagatttgcaatgaaggtgactgccatagaagagtctcaagacatctctAACATGAGGATAGGTGAGTTAATTggctccctccaaacctttgagatgggattaattgagggaactgaaaagaaaaccaagagccttgcctttgtttccaacacagaagaggaaaacagtcaagatgtggataaagaatgggccaatgaagttgctatgctggggagacagtttaacagactgttaaagaaaatggatgtcagatccaaggcaaatgtcaagaacatcttgtctgacatcagtaaatccaacaatgctggaagaaaagcaagagcagatgagaagcccaaagaaggaaaagaggttcagtgctatgaatgtgatgggtatggacacatcaggtatgaatgtgggacctaccttaagaaacagaagatgagtcttgctgccacatagtctgatgagagtgatactgaagaggctgcaaatcttgtgactactttgacaggaagatgggaatctgatgaagagtcaagtgatggtgaagtaacctttgaggaattggcctctacctacagagagctGTGTCAGAAAAGTGTTGAACTGAATAAGCAGTCTTTAAATCAGGAAAAagacataactcaacttgagaatgagaaggtagaattcttggaaaccatctccaaattgaaaacagaagctgtggctctaaaggtcaagctagatgaagatcaacaagttgagagccagaagatagtccaactggagaaagaaaaagcagaacatgtggaaactatcctcaagctaaagactgaagttgtgctcttaaactcaaaactagaagagacaaccaagtatgtaaggatgctgaacaatggatctgactccttagacaagattcttcaaactggacaaatCACGGGAGTCAAATCTGGATTAGGGTTCCATAAAACCAAGGCTGAAAGTAGCTACACTGGCTGcaacctcaagctaaacctaaatgcagcaatagtaagagcagttccaagatgtcacatcatatgtcacaccatCAGAAGAAAGAGTAGCAAAAATACAAACACCTAAGATGGAGATGTCgttactgtgggaaatttggacactcaagggccttatgctataagttgtatggttaccctaccGACCTTCATCAGCAACAGCAGAAGAGAAAACAACAGTAtggcaaacaccaaagatggagaatgtcattactgtgggaaagctggacactctaagtcttcctgttataagctgtatggttatcctagccatggTCATCAACAGGTCCACTATCAAGccagacccaaacatcacaggcctatcaacaagaagcaatgggttcctaagactaatgtcacAAGTCTAATGGCTCTCAAAGAAGaatggtattttgatagtggatgctctagacacatgactgggaactcagacttgataactgatcttcaccttcatgacttaagctatgtaacctttggtgatggagctaaaggtgaaataaaggggataggcaagcttgagggtcctggagctcctaaacttgacaatattcttctggtcaagggcttgacttcaaatctaataagcatcagtcaactaggggatcaaggtctgagtatcatcttcactaaaactgaatgtctgattatgaacaaagacagtgaagtaattatgaaaggaatcaggaccaaaaaCAACTGCTACAagtggagctctcaaatggataaTCCCTCTAAGATAAGTACAGTTGCAAGAAGAATCTCCAAGGGAAAGGAAAAGTGTCAGATAAGAATGCCAAACCTCAaggaagaaaaggtcatgatggcccaaacacctgaacatttgactggtggtatgaagtctGAAGGCAGTAAGAGGCTTGCTGAGACACAAGGAACTATGTCAGTtgaaaacaacaatgctcaaccaAGGTGGATAAAATTGTTGAGAATTATctacaatgtcacactcgatgctaTGAATCGTATTATGACAACCTGACTGCAAAAGACTTGTAtgaggaaaagggaaaattaggggtttggcttcttgagaaaatatggcaattaatgtggagtggaaaggcaagaaaaatattgtctgcccaataaaaagaaaatgccacattaataatgaatcatctcctagtattggaaatagcaTCTATTTCATATGCACATtctgcctgaacacaattctTTACATCCTCATTAAACTTCTCAAAGAACCTCTACTAGGGCAAATAAAGTTTTCTCAAAggttcaacaacatgtctcaacatccgaCAACATctagaacttcctccatggaattttAAGAAGAGGAGTTGATAGACGCAACccctctgcgtatgataccaggtgacCTTCCATGTTCCCCGTCCATGGCTAGAGCTAAGCAAGGCAACACTCCTGAAGAATCACatgataaagaggacatgcactctactgatcgcatcataagaaacctagttactaggatactgaatgaagagcatggagttaaggacatttgtacccctctgtccagaaggaACCCCGCACCTGAGGTGGAAACCCGAGCTAAGAAAGATGGTgactcatctaaaacagaaaaggaagtagctgctgagggactatgttctcttggaaGAAACGTACCGAGTATGTCCCCTGACACGGCTCAATACATTGAGGAAGAAGGGtctgaagaagaagatgacaTGTTGGTCAATCTGGTGAAAACAAGTGTAGCACATAGattgagaaaaaggaagagtatgaCTGAGATAAGGATAGGTAGGAAGGAGAAaagggttgctggtataggtccctccaagacttggagtaaagtagaggtcaggaagatgAAGGAGAGTGAGAGTTCTAAATCTAATGAGGATGTCGAATATGATGTCTCAGACATTTCCCCTGTTAAAAGGAAGCCTGtaaagaagtctccaaacaaagtggttgttgttcatcttgacaatatctcgtttcacgtggaaggtggtgctgccaaatggaagtttgtgactcaaagaagggtagcagttgaaagagaattgggaaaagaagcaagtgaagtaaaggaagtcatggagttaattaagacagctggtcttatgaaaactgtgatTGCTCTGCCCCagtgctatgaggggttggtcaaagaattcattgtgaacatccctgaggagcTATCTGAAAGTAGCAGCAGGGAGG from Lathyrus oleraceus cultivar Zhongwan6 chromosome 7, CAAS_Psat_ZW6_1.0, whole genome shotgun sequence encodes the following:
- the LOC127104557 gene encoding uncharacterized protein LOC127104557, which encodes MAIRNDHAIDDALESVAQALHGQQNQAGDKFRGLGKFQRNNPPTFKGRYDPEGAQVWLKEIEKIFRVMACTEEQKVLFGCNYWRNTLLKMCVARRRLNSLRLSKENMTVVEYAVKFEELVKLCPHYNGVTMDASKSIKFENRLRHEIKQDINYQDIHRFPTLVNKCRILFHSL